The nucleotide window GCATGATAAGCCTTGAACTTCCATCCAGAAAAACTGCTGCTTCTGTGTGTTGATAGCCGCCACCATTGCTTATTACTGTGTGGATCAGTCTGTTGTTTAAATTATTGGAGTTGTCAAAACGAATATAATCCCAATAGCCTTCAACATCTTGTTCACCTATAAAATAGATTTTTTTGGAAGCAGTACCGCTTGCGTCTAATGAGCCTTCAGCTTTTATTATGATTCGCATACCTGATTTCATAACGATTCGTACACCTGGCTCTACGGTAACTGCGGCATCAATCGACCAGTTTCCATCAACAAAATAGTCTATCCGTTGTGGATCCTCATATATGTTTTCAAGTGTCATTGGGGCATCCGTAGTGCCACTGAGGTACTGTGTTTCAGCTCCCTCATCCTGATTGCCTTCCCCATCGTCTTTAAGGCAGGCACCAAAAATTAAAAGGAAAGAAAAACAAATAATCAGGATAAAATTTAACTTATTAACTTGCTTAAACATAACTTTGATTTTAATAATTTTTTAGAATTTAACACTTTAACATACAGGCAAATATAAAAACTTTGTGCCTGATTTTAAAGAGAACTCTATTTTTTAAAGTGTATTTATAATTTTACAAAAACAAACTTACAAAAATGCCTTTAGTCTATTACCTGTGGCCTGCACTTTTAACTGTATTGATCGCACTTCCGCTCTTGGTCTTTTCCTGGTATTTTTATGATATCGCTTTCTGGGAAAATTGGTTGCCTGGTGAGGCCGGCAAGTATGAAGAATTTTGCGAGAGAAACCGCATGGACCGTTTGATTCGTGAACCGAGCAATACTTTTTCAAACCTGGCATATGTGTGGCTGGGCTTCCAGGTTTTGGCATTTGCAATTTGGGATTTTCGCCAAAAAATAAACAAAAACAGATTGCAGCAATGGCCTTTGTTATCAGTTGTTTTTGCACTTTCATTGATTCTTTTGGGCGGGGGGAGTTTTTTCTATCATGCCTCCTTAAGTGCTATTGCACAGCGCTGGGATATGACAGGGGTGTATTCCATTATGGCATTTTTATTGGCTTACCCGGTTTTTCATTTTTTTCCGAATCGCAAAAATTTCCTTTTGGGAATAGTGACAACTCTACTTCTTGCCGATTTGCTGTTGTACATCTATAAATGGTCTTTAAACGGTTTAGTAGTTTTACCGGCTTTTATCCTAATTGTTGTGCTTTTTATTGTGCTTGATCAAGTTTTAAGAAAGCCACAGCGCAATATGAAATGGATATTCAGCGCCTTATTTTTCCTTACAGCAGCTTTTGTGCTTTGGTATTTGGATCGTGAAAATATTTTATGCAATCCCGACTCCTTATTTCAGGGACATGCACTGTGGCATTGCCTTACCGGTTGGAGCAGTTTTAGTATTTATATGTTTTACAGGTCGGAATCGGGGAGGTAAATTGAGTTTTAATGAATTGATTACACCACCATCAAATTACAGCCTCGTACCTCAGAATAGTCCATACGGCCTTTGACTTCAAAGCTGTAATCACTGTTGACAGTCCCCAGGTCTTGGGTTTCAATAAAGGCACAGGAAAAAATATTGGCCAGGTCTATTACATTTAAAGCTCCACTACCACTCGGATATTTCTCAAAAGGATCGTAAACGGAACGCGCCAGAATACGCAAATAATCAGGAGGGTAAAACAATTCCCCACCCCTTGTATAGGCCTGCGAGAGCATTTCTGTCATCCCGTATTCAGAATATATTTTGTCTTTTTGAAAAGCTTTTTTGAGTTCATCATGCAGGGCTTCACGGATCATTTCCTTTCGCCTGCCTTTCATGCCTCCTGTTTCAAGGATTTTGATCTTGCCTAAATTCTGCGGGAATTTTTCAGCCAAATCCAATAAAGCAAAACTTACGCCTATCAGCAGGGTATTTTGCTTTTGTCTATTCAGGAATTTTAATTTTTGATCGAGTGCTTTAAGGTCATTCAAATAAAAACCGGAATGTGTATTTCCGGATGCCTCTATCCACTGTTGTACCATATATACCAGGGATGCCGATTGCCTTTCCAGGTAGGAGGGCAACAGTGCTAGAATTGCCCAATCCTTAATTTTGCCAAAAGCATTTTCAAATCCTCTCCTTCCTGTCCAATGATAAATTTCAGAGGAGGCTACATAATGTTTGCTTCTAGTTTGTCCTGAAGTACCGCTGCTTTCAAAAAGCAATTCTGCTGTTGTGTTTCCGGAGATTATTTTGTGCTTTTTAAACAATTCGATGGGCAAAAAAGGTATGTCACATAAGTTGTTTATCTTTTCGGGCTGAATTTTGAGCAAGCGCAGGTATTCAGAATATATCTGGCAATGAATGGCCTGCCAGCGGAACAATTCCAATGCCTTTTGAGCGAAATTATCTGCCCGAATACTTTCAAGCCATTGCAAGGCGTTTTTCGAATGGAAATTCTGCATTTGTGCCAAAGTTCTGTAAATAAATTGAATCCGGATATAACCCGGAATATCATCGCAATAAATTTTGTAATTTCGATACACTAAGTTTTATTTATTCCAATGAAGTATTTTTTAACTCTTTCTGCTATTGTAATTTTTTTCTGGTCGGCCTGTGTATCTCCGCCAAGTTATCCACTGGAGCCTGAAATTGATTTCCTCAGTTTTTCAAAGGACACGATCAATCAACTGGACACTTTTTCAATTCGCATCAGCTTTACCGATGGTGATGGTGATTTGGGATTCCAGGAATTTAATGCCGAAGAGTGTGATCCCTGTGACAGCAGTTGTTTTGAGCATCCTACAGTAAGTTTATTGTTGATTGATGGCAGAACAAATTGCCTGGGGAGTTTCAATCTTCCATTTGTCCCAGAAAAGGGTAATTCCCGATCTATTTCAGGTGAAATATATTTTGTACCAAGTTCTGTGTGCTGTTTACCGCCATCGGGCTTAGCCTGTGCTCCCGATCCGGATTATCCTTTGGATAGTATTACATACTTTGTGCAATTAATAGATCGTGCAGGAAATTTAAGTAACAAACTGGAGCTGCCTCCTGTTTATGTGCGCTGTATATAAACAGTAAAGGGCGACTGTTAAGCCGCCCTTTGTAATTAAAAACAATTTGTCACCACAAAATATAATGCTATTTCAGTTCAAATTTTCCTGCAAAAATATTGCCCTCGCCACTCACTTTGTAGAGGAATACCCCTGAGTCAAATAACCGGGTGTCAATCGATGCCCTGGCATCTTCAAAATCTTCATAATGACCAATCGCCAATCCATTGACATCGTAAATGCTTAGTTTATATCTTTTGAAATTAAGGTTGAAAAAATTCACCTTAATATCGGATTCGTTGTCAGTGATTTTTACTTTTATTCCCGGATGGCTACTGTACTGAGTTTCGTCCACTTCAGTTCTGATTCCCAAATCTTTGGCCATTTCCATTACATCAACATCTTTGTCATTCTTATTTGATTTGTCGCTTGCCTTGTCGGAACTGGTAAATGCAGAGAACAATGCTGCAATAAACAGTGCTGAAAATGTTAGCGATAGATACTTTTTTAACTTGTTAGTTTTTAAAACCATTGAATTGAATTTTTTGAAGAATGAACTGAATAAAAACCTGTTTTTTTATCGAAATGCATACATAATGTACTACAACGCTGTGACATTGTCAAGCGTATTTATTTTTTCTGAAAAACCATATACCCCGGATTATGCAATTTTCTCAATTACATAAAGCGGGTTCATCCTTATCATACGGATTTTACCGCTTTTTTGTTTTGTTTTGAAAGCGTATTTTGCTTTTATAATTTATTTGTGATGAACACAGAAGAATTCAACCAATTAATTGCCACTCGCAGATCTACCTGGCCACTTCAGTTTGAAGCTAGTGCAAAAATCCCCGATTCCATAATTGAGCAAATGCTGGAAAACGCCAATTGGGCGCCAAATCATGGGAATACAGAACCCTGGCGTTTTACAGTTTTCACAGGGGAAGGGCTAAAAAAACTGGCCGATTTTCAAGCTGAAATATACCGCAAGCATACGCCTGTAGAAAAATTCACCCAAAAGAAATTTGATAAACTATCTTCTTTTCCGCTACTGGCTTCCCATGTTATTGCCATTGTCATGAAAAGAGGCAACAACCCTAAAATTCCTGAATTGGAAGAAATGCTGGCAGTTGCCTGCGCTGTCCAGAACATGTATCTCACGGCTGCTGCTTATCAGGTCGGAGCCTACTGGAGTACAGGCGGTGTTACCTTCAATCGATCAAAGGAAGTACTTGATTTCTTTGACCTGGGCAGTGAAGACAAGCTGCTGGGCTTTTTCTATGTGGGAAAAATCAAAAAACCAACACCAAAAGGCAGAAGAAAACCTATTGAGGATAAAGTGGAATGGGTGAGGTGAGGGGATTGATGGAATAGTGGAATGATGGGGTC belongs to Chitinophagales bacterium and includes:
- a CDS encoding ceramidase domain-containing protein encodes the protein MPLVYYLWPALLTVLIALPLLVFSWYFYDIAFWENWLPGEAGKYEEFCERNRMDRLIREPSNTFSNLAYVWLGFQVLAFAIWDFRQKINKNRLQQWPLLSVVFALSLILLGGGSFFYHASLSAIAQRWDMTGVYSIMAFLLAYPVFHFFPNRKNFLLGIVTTLLLADLLLYIYKWSLNGLVVLPAFILIVVLFIVLDQVLRKPQRNMKWIFSALFFLTAAFVLWYLDRENILCNPDSLFQGHALWHCLTGWSSFSIYMFYRSESGR
- a CDS encoding acyl transferase gives rise to the protein MQNFHSKNALQWLESIRADNFAQKALELFRWQAIHCQIYSEYLRLLKIQPEKINNLCDIPFLPIELFKKHKIISGNTTAELLFESSGTSGQTRSKHYVASSEIYHWTGRRGFENAFGKIKDWAILALLPSYLERQSASLVYMVQQWIEASGNTHSGFYLNDLKALDQKLKFLNRQKQNTLLIGVSFALLDLAEKFPQNLGKIKILETGGMKGRRKEMIREALHDELKKAFQKDKIYSEYGMTEMLSQAYTRGGELFYPPDYLRILARSVYDPFEKYPSGSGALNVIDLANIFSCAFIETQDLGTVNSDYSFEVKGRMDYSEVRGCNLMVV
- a CDS encoding nitroreductase translates to MNTEEFNQLIATRRSTWPLQFEASAKIPDSIIEQMLENANWAPNHGNTEPWRFTVFTGEGLKKLADFQAEIYRKHTPVEKFTQKKFDKLSSFPLLASHVIAIVMKRGNNPKIPELEEMLAVACAVQNMYLTAAAYQVGAYWSTGGVTFNRSKEVLDFFDLGSEDKLLGFFYVGKIKKPTPKGRRKPIEDKVEWVR